One window of Sulfurospirillum sp. 1612 genomic DNA carries:
- a CDS encoding (Fe-S)-binding protein, with protein sequence MKIGLFIPCFMNELYPEASMDTLKILESFGLDVDYPLEQTCCGQPMANTGCAHESAQLAKRFVEIFKHYDYIVAPSGSCVSMVRHHYAQFVSEMEGFEHVQKNTYELIEFIHDIIKPDHLNVSFPYKVGIHNSCHGHRELGLASMSECHAPAFSKIKDILDLVSDISFSTLERNDECCGFGGTFAVSEEAMSVAMGRARLEDHIKAGSEYITGVDMSCLMHMQGLIDRDKLPIKTIYIAQILAKGLA encoded by the coding sequence ATGAAAATCGGACTGTTTATTCCCTGTTTTATGAATGAATTATATCCTGAAGCCTCCATGGATACTCTCAAGATTTTAGAAAGTTTTGGATTGGATGTGGACTATCCACTGGAACAAACCTGCTGTGGTCAACCCATGGCCAATACCGGGTGCGCTCATGAGAGTGCCCAACTGGCTAAGCGATTTGTAGAAATTTTCAAGCACTATGATTATATCGTCGCACCAAGTGGTAGTTGTGTGAGCATGGTACGACACCATTATGCTCAGTTTGTTTCTGAGATGGAGGGCTTTGAACACGTCCAAAAAAACACTTATGAACTCATCGAATTTATACACGATATCATCAAACCAGACCATCTCAATGTCAGTTTTCCTTACAAAGTGGGCATCCATAATTCTTGTCACGGACACCGAGAACTCGGGCTTGCGAGCATGAGCGAATGCCATGCACCAGCATTTTCTAAAATCAAAGATATCTTGGATTTGGTATCAGATATCTCCTTTTCTACCTTAGAGCGCAATGATGAATGCTGCGGCTTTGGAGGAACCTTTGCGGTGAGCGAAGAAGCCATGAGCGTAGCGATGGGACGAGCACGACTTGAGGATCACATCAAAGCAGGCAGTGAGTATATCACCGGGGTAGATATGTCTTGTTTGATGCACATGCAAGGCTTGATTGATCGAGATAAACTCCCCATAAAAACTATCTACATCGCACAAATATTAGCAAAGGGGTTAGCATGA